The genomic segment GTGTCCTAACAGTGCCTGGTCTTGCTCCACCCGTCCTCTTTGACCGCCATGCTCTGTGAACCCTTGCCCGACCGTCTACTCCCTGTGCTCAGCTCACCGCCCCTGTCTCCCCATGTCATCCGACATCGTTTGCGAAAATTGGCTTCTGCATATATTTCCAATGTTCACACTGCCTGCACAGCATGGAGTGTATCTGCCCTGCTTACTTTTAATTGGTTCATTTGTCCACCATGGCTGCGCTGTAAAAGCGATCTCCTTAATCGCCGTGAACTTGACATGTGGGTCCGGGTCCAACCCACAGCTGCAGAGTTCACTCGGCGTTCGTACGGGAATGACTAAAACATGCCGGTCCTGGGGTTCCGCCGCGTGATGGCGGTTCCATGTGTCCGACCCGTTTCCCCTTCCTGCCCACAGCCGTCCCAGAAGCCCCGGTCAGGCCCGCAATCCCGGACCCCGAGCGCATCAAGAACCTCATCCCGGAACCAGCGGCGACCGAGGCTCCCAGGGGCCGCCAGCAGCCCTTCGACTACGAGGGGGAGGTGTACATCGgcccagaggaggagcagagggagctgctgcccgaggaggagcaggatgaagaggaggaggagggaggtgaggagaacAACCAACTCGGGCCAAGAGGAGATGTTTTCGGTAAGCCATGCTCCCCTTGGCCCGATCGCTTTCATTAGAGGGGGGGTTTAGGAGAGACCGTGGGTGGTCCGCATCAAACGGAACCAAAACAACTTTAAGTTGATCCCTGCAGTGCGAATGTGTAGATACGGACATTCCCGCTGTCTAATGTTTCAGTAAAGTCTTAAAAGTAATGCAGTGAGAAACATCTCCCTTAATAGACAAAAAGGACATAAGGTTACGTTAAGGAATAAGGTTGTACTGTGTTTAGGGTCGTTTGGTTATCTATTAACCTGCCCTCTTAatggctgattatggtcccacgttcacacaacgcaagggggttacggaccccttacgtccttgcggaccctccttccGTCCACCGCAAGTGCCTGACTTGCACCTCCAAACATTTTTTACCTTCCGTCAAGGCGACggagcagcaagggctgtgattggtccgcttactaaaacccgacgcagaaccataaaggttcacaACTGcttcgaagcgtctgcgtggtcattgcgttgcgtgaacgtggaagcataatcagccctttagccTCTGCTGCACGCCACATCCTAGTTGCTGACCTCTTGCAGATGTACACAGGAACCGAGAGTAAGTAATGTCTGGCTCTGCCCCAAGATGATCCAGATTGCCTGGAGGCCTTCGAAGAAAGACGGTGAAAATGTCGACAATGAAATAATGTCATTAACATCATTAAACACGGCAGAGTCACAAAAGTGTCAAACTACAATAATAGCTGTTTTGCCAGAGCTTTCCCATCTGAATTCAACATTGATATCACACCGTTATCTGAAATGCTATTAAGCTAATTCTGTTATCCCAGGAAGCAAATCCCCACAACATGAGCTGGTGTAACAtaaaaaaacaggaaacaatTTTAACCCGTTCTTCGTTTCCCCTAATCATCAAAACAAGGGTAAAGACACAGTTTTTGACAGAGATACAAGCTCAAGGCACACATAGTATCGTATCTCATCAGACTTGTGGTGTCCCAAACATGACCTAAAGCTAACGCTACGCTAGCAGAACCTTCATTCTTCCCAAACCCCAAACCGCCACATGGTTGACTGACACGACCGGcagcagagtgagagtgagagtgtctCTGAGTGCGGGCGGCGTGAGGAGACAGGCCCCTCAGACATGCAAACCCTGGGGGGTGGAATTTTTCTGGGCTGGTATGTGAGAGCCTGGGGGCATGGCTCATCCAAGGTGTCCTCGCTCCCCCCAGGAagaaagggggtggggggctccGGGGAGTCGAAGCCGTCTATTAAGCGCGTCCGGGGAACAGCTGTTGTGCAAACAGATTGGAGAGTCTGTCACCCGCCCAGCggccttccccctcccccccgcagcCCAATGCTCGCAGAGAGCGCTCCACAGCCCCATCTGTTGCACATCTGGCTGTCTCTGAGGCCACTCTCtgaggagtagggagggggagagatggatcAAGTGCTTCTAAATGCCGAGGTCGCTACACTGAAATGTGCAGCAAGGCATGTCTAAACAAGTGGGCTAGGAgataaaacattattttatcGCGAGGGGAATCCATCCTATGAATATTTTAGAACGCTACGGGCGCGAGATGACAGGACTCTCTGATGCCGAAAGTCAGAGCCGCTTTGCCGTATCGTGATTTAGTGTTCCGAGAACACTAAATCTGTGAAGCGCGCCACATATGAATGGAACTATTTCCACCGCCTCAAGGTGAATACTTGAGCATTTGTCTTGACCCAagttcacctcctctctctgcagtTCCAGAGTTTGAATCGCTCTACGGCCCTTCAACAGAGATCCAAGAGATCCCACTGAAGCCCGTGCAAGAAGGTAAAGTACTTTTTAGATGGTCTGAAATCATAATGGAGCCATGGTGTCGACTCGCTTCTCATTTGATTTGTTAAACTTTTTCCTTTCGTCTCCCAGAGTTCATTCTGGACTGTAATTTCGACCAGGGAGCTTGTGAATGGGTGCAGGACAAGAGTGACGACACTGACTGGAGTGTAGCCTACCATGAACGAGGTACATGAATGGATGTGCTTATGGATGAAAATAAGAATTGGTGGATGAATAACTCAATCAGTGGATTGAGGGAGGGATGAATCCACACATGGATACAGGGTCGAATGACTAAATGCATGGATGCAGCATCAGCAAAGGCGCACCAAACTGTCCCTCATCACGACCCCCCTGCTGACCagtgaccccccctccccccggctgacccttgacccccagGCGACCAGTACTACATGGCGATGAGCGGCCTGCTGGGGAACGACCGGGACGTGTCGCGCCTCAAGCTGCTGCTCAGCGACCGCACCCAGCAGGGCAGCTTCTGCCTGACCTTCGACTTCCGCGTGGCGGGCGAGGACGTGGGCACGCTGCGGGTGCTGCTAGACGCCGACGGCTACGCCGTGTGGGAGCAGAGCTACAGCCGCGCCCAGGGCTGGCAGACGGAGCTGCTCACCGTGGCCTGGCAGGAGGAGGCGCCGGAGTCGGTGGGTTCACGTACACAACGCACGCAGAGACACgcaggcactcacacacgcaggcacaaaggtacacacactcacacatgcagacacaaaggTACGCACACCCGCAgccagacgcacgcacgcagacacgcaagcacccactcacacatgcagacacaaaggtacgcacacacgcagacagaggcagacgcacgcacgcaggcacacacgccgGCACGCCGacggcaggcaggcacacagacacgcacacacgcagacacaaaggTAAGCACTCACACGTGCAGACAGaggcagacgcacgcacgcataaacACGCAGGCACGCGCTCACACATTTCCCTGAACATCTCTGCATCAGAGTCAAACTGACAAAGCGCTGCTGTCTCCTCAGAATGTATGAGGGGTGTGATCGATGATGTATGAGGGGTGTGATCGATGATGTATGAGGGGTGTGATCGATGATGTATGACGGGTGTGATCGATGATGTATGACGGGTGTGATCGATGATGTATGACGGGTGTGATCGATGATGTATGAGGGGTGTGAACGATGATGTCTGATGGGTGTGATCGATGATGTCTGACGGGTGTGATCGATGATGTATGACGGGTGTGATCGATGATGTATGAGGGGTGTGAACGATGATGTCTGATGGGTGTAATCGATGATGTCTGATGGGTGTGATCGATGATGTCTGATGGGTGTGATCGATGATGTATGACGGGTGTGATCGATGATGTATGACGGGTGTGATCGATGATGTCTGACGGGTGTGATCGATGATGTCTGACGGGTGTGATCGATGATGTATGACGGGTGTGATCGATGATGTATGACGGGTGTGATCGATGATGTCTGATGGGTGTGATCGATGATGTATGACGGGTGTGATCGATGATGTATGACGGGTGTGATCGATGATGTCTGATGGGTGTGATCGATGATGTCTGATGGGTGTGATCGATGATGTCTTCCTCTACAGATCATCTTTGAAGCTCAGCGCGGGAGTGGTGTGGGCGGGGAGATCGGGCTGGACAACGTGGTCCTGACCTCGGGCTCCTGTCAGGTGGACGAAGACGAGGCTCTCTTCTAAGACACCCCTCTAGCACGGAGGTCTCCGTTAGGAAACCTCAACGATTCTTTGTTCTCCGTGGGCCTCTCTCTGGTGGAGCTCCTCCAGCCAGGGAGAGCCTCAGTGTGGCTGGCTCCTCGTAGGTCACCCACGCCAGAGAGGAAGGCTCATGGTCCTCTAAAGTCTAAAGGGAAGATATATTGGTGCATGCAGGCTAGTGGTCAACAGCACACCACGCTGCTACACTGCCGTTATCTTGATGATGATGGAGCGACGAAGTGTACTGTACTCTTAGTATTCACACAGAACATATCTCAGGTTTAGATGGAGAGAACCGTCACTTTCATGGTCACTGACCAAAATACAATCATTTGTGTGTGGTTCGCTACCTTAGTGTATAATGATGGTGGAAATTATCCAAaaaccaaatatttttttttttgttcattttttgttATCGTCGAAAAGATTGTGCATCGTGTTTGAAGGTTCAGATGCTAGGAACCTCGGAGTTTGACCGCTGTAAATTATGCTTTCGTATTATGacaattaaatgtttttttctatacgtgtgtgtgggtgtgtgggttgtTGCTGCTTTTTAAACCTATCGTTTGTTGCAACGTCTCGTGAAACTCAACTGAAACTCATGATCTGTATGTAGAGAAACATAAATCAACACACATCGTAAATTACTTGATATTGTCTTACCCAAGCCTAGAGATATATACCACATACCTTTACATCAACAGCATAGCAATGAAACCCTAATATACTATACAATAATTAT from the Gadus macrocephalus chromosome 20, ASM3116895v1 genome contains:
- the egfl6 gene encoding epidermal growth factor-like protein 6 isoform X3, translated to MQQFTLIAALLCLVYVSSGSANVRSQPGVCRYGRRLECCYGWKKNGEGQCEAQCTPGCKHGECVGPNKCKCFAGYTGKTCHQDLNECGLKPRPCEHRCMNTYGSYMCYCLNGYMLKPDGSCTNSRTCSLAHCQYGCEEVQGEIRCLCPSSGLQLGPDERTCVDIDECVTGKNLCPYNRQCINTFGSYLCKCQNGYDLKFVAGKYDCVDLNECDAGVRRCSDHAVCLNTQGSYRCRCKPGFRGNGFECSAVPEAPVRPAIPDPERIKNLIPEPAATEAPRGRQQPFDYEGEVYIGPEEEQRELLPEEEQDEEEEEGGEENNQLGPRGDVFVPEFESLYGPSTEIQEIPLKPVQEEFILDCNFDQGACEWVQDKSDDTDWSVAYHERGDQYYMAMSGLLGNDRDVSRLKLLLSDRTQQGSFCLTFDFRVAGEDVGTLRVLLDADGYAVWEQSYSRAQGWQTELLTVAWQEEAPESIIFEAQRGSGVGGEIGLDNVVLTSGSCQVDEDEALF
- the egfl6 gene encoding epidermal growth factor-like protein 6 isoform X4, encoding MQQFTLIAALLCLVYVSSGSANVRSQPGVCRYGRRLECCYGWKKNGEGQCEAQCTPGCKHGECVGPNKCKCFAGYTGKTCHQDLNECGLKPRPCEHRCMNTYGSYMCYCLNGYMLKPDGSCTNSRTCSLAHCQYGCEEVQGEIRCLCPSSGLQLGPDERTCVDIDECVTGKNLCPYNRQCINTFGSYLCKCQNGYDLKFVAGKYDCVAVPEAPVRPAIPDPERIKNLIPEPAATEAPRGRQQPFDYEGEVYIGPEEEQRELLPEEEQDEEEEEGGEENNQLGPRGDVFVPEFESLYGPSTEIQEIPLKPVQEEFILDCNFDQGACEWVQDKSDDTDWSVAYHERGDQYYMAMSGLLGNDRDVSRLKLLLSDRTQQGSFCLTFDFRVAGEDVGTLRVLLDADGYAVWEQSYSRAQGWQTELLTVAWQEEAPESIIFEAQRGSGVGGEIGLDNVVLTSGSCQVDEDEALF